Proteins encoded by one window of bacterium:
- a CDS encoding thiolase family protein — protein sequence MKLNALIGGVGMTRFMKYPDKGLKELGAEAVVQAVADAGIELGDLDAAFVGNCAAGLVTGQESVRGQVVLDTLQVGKIPIINVENACASGSTALMQASVMVTAGIHDLVLALGVEKLSHPDKAKSFAAFAGAMDIDELKEMMENLQKAATSAGGDAGAGQNRSMFMDVYAGAANDHMKRFGTTKEQFAMVASKNSLHGSLNPNAQFQQELSVEDVLNERLIVEPLTRAMCSPIGDGAAAAIVMSEKKARELGVRKPVRVVCSVMSSGYNHAPDEPDTVELSSRGAYEESGIGPDGFDVIEIHDASAPGELIAYEQLGLCAKGEGGRLVESGDTRLGGRIPVNTSGGLLRKGHPVGATGLAQAVELTLQLQGRAGKRQVEGAKIALAQNGGGKKGNDAAAMVVTVFQA from the coding sequence TTGAAACTCAATGCGTTGATTGGCGGCGTCGGAATGACGCGTTTCATGAAGTACCCGGACAAGGGTCTGAAGGAACTCGGAGCCGAGGCGGTGGTGCAGGCCGTGGCCGATGCCGGTATCGAACTCGGCGATCTCGACGCGGCCTTCGTCGGAAATTGCGCGGCGGGTCTGGTGACCGGCCAGGAGTCGGTGCGCGGTCAGGTGGTGCTCGACACCTTGCAAGTGGGCAAGATCCCCATCATCAATGTCGAGAACGCGTGCGCGAGTGGCTCGACTGCATTGATGCAGGCGAGTGTGATGGTCACCGCCGGGATTCACGATCTGGTCCTGGCTCTCGGCGTCGAGAAACTCTCCCATCCGGACAAGGCCAAGAGCTTTGCCGCCTTCGCTGGCGCCATGGATATCGACGAGCTGAAGGAGATGATGGAAAACCTGCAGAAAGCGGCAACGAGTGCTGGCGGGGATGCGGGCGCCGGGCAGAACCGTTCCATGTTCATGGACGTCTATGCCGGTGCAGCCAATGACCACATGAAGCGCTTCGGAACCACCAAAGAACAGTTCGCCATGGTGGCTTCGAAGAATTCACTCCACGGAAGTCTCAATCCGAATGCCCAATTCCAGCAGGAACTGAGCGTCGAGGACGTGCTGAACGAGCGACTCATCGTCGAGCCACTGACCCGAGCCATGTGTTCACCGATCGGAGACGGCGCTGCAGCCGCGATCGTGATGAGCGAGAAGAAGGCCCGCGAACTCGGAGTACGAAAGCCGGTGCGCGTGGTGTGTAGTGTGATGAGCTCCGGTTACAACCACGCACCGGACGAGCCCGACACCGTCGAGCTCTCCTCTCGCGGTGCGTACGAGGAATCCGGTATCGGTCCCGACGGTTTCGACGTGATCGAGATCCACGACGCCTCCGCGCCCGGCGAACTGATCGCCTACGAACAACTGGGTCTGTGTGCCAAAGGCGAGGGCGGCAGACTGGTCGAATCCGGGGACACCCGACTCGGTGGGCGGATTCCCGTGAATACCTCCGGCGGCTTGTTGCGCAAGGGGCACCCGGTCGGTGCGACCGGCCTCGCGCAGGCTGTTGAACTCACGCTGCAGCTACAGGGGCGGGCCGGCAAGCGCCAGGTCGAGGGCGCGAAGATCGCTCTGGCACAGAACGGTGGCGGCAAGAAGGGCAATGACGCGGCCGCCATGGTCGTGACGGTCTTCCAGGCCTGA
- a CDS encoding TetR/AcrR family transcriptional regulator, whose amino-acid sequence MQNSRPTSQRILDSAEDTFAERGYDATSLGEIATSVGISGPGIYKHFESKRALYEAVFARLLDPFFQIISDEIEDSLAKPEVLKIAHTLILHIVGQPNLARIIQHAALAGGSQLDLLVERWYRPIFERAQARLFDDGAAETLSEDSIGTALMAFNAMVLGYVTLAPVHEQILARDPLAQKEVAGFYNMICLLSSEFRR is encoded by the coding sequence ATGCAGAATTCCCGCCCCACATCCCAGCGTATTCTCGATTCTGCGGAAGACACCTTCGCCGAAAGGGGCTACGACGCCACCTCGTTGGGCGAGATTGCCACCTCGGTGGGCATCAGCGGGCCCGGGATCTACAAGCATTTCGAGAGCAAGCGCGCGCTGTACGAGGCCGTATTCGCGCGACTCCTCGACCCCTTTTTCCAGATCATCTCCGATGAGATCGAAGACTCCCTGGCCAAGCCCGAAGTGCTGAAGATCGCTCATACCTTGATTCTCCATATCGTCGGTCAACCCAATCTGGCGCGGATCATCCAGCATGCAGCGCTGGCCGGAGGCAGCCAGCTCGATCTCCTGGTGGAGCGCTGGTATCGGCCGATCTTCGAACGAGCGCAGGCGAGGCTGTTTGACGACGGAGCCGCTGAAACGCTGTCCGAGGACTCGATCGGCACCGCACTCATGGCGTTCAACGCCATGGTGCTCGGCTATGTCACATTGGCACCGGTTCACGAACAGATTCTGGCGCGCGATCCTCTGGCTCAGAAGGAAGTCGCGGGCTTCTACAACATGATCTGCCTGCTCTCGAGCGAGTTTCGACGTTAG
- a CDS encoding ferredoxin gives MPRQFEVIDRDCTGCRLCEERAPENFEIPAGSSTAQVVKQPETPEEEEACVEASEYCPLGGLRAREPQSETNGVSSASTPAGDSTSANLN, from the coding sequence GTGCCACGTCAATTCGAGGTAATCGACCGGGACTGTACGGGCTGCCGTTTGTGTGAGGAACGGGCACCCGAGAACTTCGAGATCCCGGCTGGGTCCTCGACGGCTCAGGTCGTCAAGCAGCCTGAAACCCCTGAGGAGGAGGAAGCCTGCGTCGAGGCTTCCGAGTATTGCCCTCTCGGAGGGCTCCGTGCGCGCGAACCCCAATCCGAGACCAACGGTGTCTCGTCCGCATCAACTCCGGCTGGCGATTCTACGTCCGCCAATCTCAACTAA
- a CDS encoding AMP-binding protein, whose amino-acid sequence MRERSEMVLADLVQIRAEKQPDLDVLTFEHLSLDDGATPDQVRTYADLQIHANRLAAAFVARGLAPGDRVAIMLRNHAEFVEAMIASSITGALFVPIDPRTKGEKLAFMLSNSGCAGVVTGDYCLAELDAVRSGLPDLRWVVALETGASAPPLSTFEGVESLAEFLDKPAETLDVRADGPLTPLQIMYTSGTTGDPKGIVGVNMRFCAAGLVGQIFGYQADERPYTGLSLTHGNAQAMTLAPALHMGLRAVFSRRFTRSKLWDVCRRYGCTSFTLVGGMATAIYSQPERLNDADNPVRLVVSGGMPAAIWGPFEQRFGIEILEIYGAMDGGGMAFKPPGEGPIGSFGKPMNGIEMKILDEEGRVCPPGVIGEISVRPEGGAEAEVEYYGNAEASRAKIRDGWNRSGDMGHSDEGGWLFFDYRAGGGIRHNGDFINPSFVEKAVAEHPAVSDVFVYGVPAASEAPGEKDVVASIVLEEGAEPDPRSIFAICRDKLESNFVPSYLQFVDEIPKTASEKPQERILLERFDPDSSGIYTEM is encoded by the coding sequence ATGCGCGAACGCAGCGAGATGGTACTTGCAGACCTGGTGCAGATCCGTGCCGAGAAGCAACCCGACCTGGATGTCCTGACCTTTGAACATCTCAGCCTCGATGACGGTGCGACACCGGACCAGGTGCGCACATACGCCGATCTGCAGATCCACGCCAATCGCCTTGCAGCGGCATTCGTCGCCAGGGGACTCGCGCCCGGCGACCGTGTCGCGATCATGCTGCGCAACCACGCGGAGTTCGTCGAAGCCATGATCGCTTCGTCGATCACGGGGGCGCTCTTCGTTCCGATCGATCCCCGGACGAAGGGCGAGAAACTCGCCTTCATGCTTTCGAACTCGGGCTGCGCGGGTGTCGTCACGGGCGACTACTGTCTCGCCGAACTCGACGCCGTGCGCTCGGGGCTTCCCGACCTTCGGTGGGTTGTTGCACTCGAGACCGGTGCGTCGGCTCCGCCGCTTTCCACGTTCGAGGGCGTGGAATCACTTGCGGAGTTCCTGGACAAACCGGCTGAGACGCTGGACGTGCGCGCCGACGGACCTCTCACGCCTCTGCAGATCATGTACACCTCGGGCACGACGGGTGATCCGAAGGGAATCGTCGGCGTGAACATGCGCTTCTGTGCGGCGGGTCTGGTGGGCCAGATCTTCGGCTATCAAGCCGACGAGCGTCCCTACACGGGACTCTCCCTCACACACGGCAACGCGCAGGCCATGACGCTCGCTCCCGCGCTGCACATGGGTTTGCGCGCCGTCTTCAGTCGCCGCTTTACTCGTTCGAAGCTATGGGACGTCTGCCGACGCTACGGTTGTACGAGCTTCACGCTAGTGGGCGGCATGGCGACGGCGATCTACAGCCAGCCGGAGCGCCTCAATGATGCCGACAACCCGGTTCGACTGGTGGTGAGCGGCGGCATGCCCGCGGCGATCTGGGGGCCGTTCGAGCAGCGCTTCGGCATCGAGATCCTGGAGATCTACGGCGCCATGGACGGCGGCGGGATGGCGTTCAAACCGCCGGGCGAGGGTCCGATCGGCTCCTTTGGAAAGCCGATGAACGGAATCGAGATGAAGATTCTCGATGAAGAAGGCCGTGTGTGTCCGCCCGGTGTGATCGGCGAAATCAGCGTTCGGCCCGAGGGAGGCGCCGAAGCCGAGGTGGAGTACTACGGCAACGCCGAGGCTTCCCGGGCGAAGATTCGCGACGGCTGGAATCGCAGCGGCGACATGGGGCACAGCGACGAGGGGGGCTGGCTCTTCTTCGACTATCGCGCCGGGGGTGGGATCCGGCACAACGGCGATTTCATCAACCCGAGCTTCGTCGAGAAGGCCGTCGCCGAACACCCGGCCGTGAGCGATGTCTTCGTCTACGGCGTTCCGGCGGCCTCTGAGGCACCTGGCGAGAAAGACGTGGTCGCCAGCATCGTCCTGGAAGAGGGTGCTGAGCCAGACCCACGCTCGATCTTCGCGATCTGTCGCGATAAACTCGAGTCGAACTTCGTTCCGAGCTACCTGCAGTTCGTCGACGAGATTCCCAAGACGGCTTCAGAGAAGCCCCAGGAGCGCATCCTGCTCGAGCGCTTCGACCCTGATTCTTCGGGAATCTACACAGAAATGTGA
- a CDS encoding acyl-CoA/acyl-ACP dehydrogenase, with product MTTIGFDIEVGLSEEDTAIRDTVHQFAAEVLRPAGVELDRLNDTADVIARNSVLWTVFEKYHKLGITALQLDDDMEPIRKARLMAIINEELSWGDVGLAISLGLCGFHGPWVQQSNDPELIARFCSLENPTIGCWALTEPDHGSDTVALTEAHFSDPTLKPNCIASKDGEGYVIQGQKAAWVSNGPIADLAVVFCTLDPSQGFKGGGVFLVPLDLPGISRPKPLDKLGQRPLPQGEIYFDQVRIPGSHMVIGPDLYAIALEAMLSHANAAMGQLFVGVARAAYEHAVSYAKERVQGGVPIFEHQAVKSRLFKMFSKVEAARSLARRVALFNAMGAPQMQYSIAAKTYCTDICFEVASEALQVYGGNGLSREYPIEKLLRDARASMVEDGCNEFLSIVGGARL from the coding sequence ATGACGACGATCGGTTTCGATATCGAGGTCGGACTCTCGGAAGAAGACACCGCGATCCGCGATACGGTCCACCAGTTCGCTGCCGAGGTCCTGCGCCCCGCCGGTGTCGAGTTGGATCGCCTGAACGATACCGCCGATGTGATCGCCCGGAATTCGGTCCTGTGGACGGTTTTCGAGAAGTACCACAAGCTCGGAATCACGGCGCTCCAGCTCGACGACGACATGGAGCCCATCCGCAAGGCGCGCCTGATGGCGATCATCAACGAAGAGCTGTCCTGGGGCGATGTGGGTCTGGCCATCTCACTGGGCCTTTGTGGATTTCACGGTCCTTGGGTGCAACAGAGCAATGATCCTGAGCTGATCGCTCGTTTCTGTTCGCTGGAAAATCCGACCATCGGCTGCTGGGCCCTCACCGAACCCGACCACGGCAGCGATACGGTCGCGCTGACCGAGGCGCATTTCTCCGATCCCACACTCAAGCCCAATTGCATCGCCAGCAAGGACGGCGAGGGCTATGTGATCCAGGGGCAAAAGGCGGCCTGGGTCTCCAATGGGCCGATCGCCGATCTGGCGGTGGTGTTCTGCACTCTGGATCCGAGTCAGGGTTTCAAAGGGGGAGGCGTATTCCTGGTGCCGCTGGATCTGCCGGGAATCAGCCGCCCCAAGCCTTTGGACAAGCTCGGCCAGCGGCCTCTGCCCCAGGGCGAGATCTATTTCGATCAGGTGCGCATACCCGGCTCCCATATGGTGATCGGCCCGGACCTCTACGCGATCGCCCTCGAGGCCATGCTCTCGCACGCGAACGCCGCCATGGGGCAGCTCTTCGTGGGCGTGGCCCGCGCCGCCTACGAGCACGCCGTCAGCTATGCGAAGGAGCGGGTGCAGGGGGGCGTGCCGATCTTCGAGCACCAGGCTGTGAAGTCGCGCCTTTTCAAGATGTTCTCCAAGGTCGAAGCCGCCCGCTCGCTGGCTCGACGCGTGGCGCTGTTCAACGCCATGGGGGCGCCCCAGATGCAGTACTCGATCGCGGCCAAGACCTATTGCACCGACATCTGTTTCGAGGTGGCGAGTGAAGCCCTGCAGGTCTACGGGGGCAATGGCCTCAGCCGCGAGTACCCGATCGAGAAGCTGCTGCGCGACGCCAGGGCATCGATGGTCGAAGACGGCTGCAACGAATTTCTCAGCATCGTCGGTGGGGCGCGACTCTGA
- a CDS encoding ferritin-like domain-containing protein, whose product MTLEEIITPLKTLWKFDYESNVKALHDLYEVAKKEQWNATTDIPWDLETDPAKVGTIAGPGGDPLAGFDFIQELSDEKRIELNSRRSAWTLSQMLHGEQGAMLCCGQLVEVVPDMDGKFYASTQVIDEARHVEVFHRYIKRLDHVYPIMPSLKALLNAVLTADMWQMKCVGMQVIAESLAMGSFKMMKEGTEDEVLSRLVDLTARDEARHVSFGLIYMSEELPRMAEDERNKVEDFALAGVKLLADPAAQAENGGPMFQIFADVGVDTDAALKELTEKFSDPEFRASQPNPFRQYVIPQLERLGLITERTRPGYVEMGLVN is encoded by the coding sequence TTGACCCTCGAAGAGATCATTACACCGCTCAAGACACTGTGGAAGTTCGACTACGAGTCGAACGTGAAAGCGCTTCACGATCTCTACGAGGTCGCGAAGAAAGAGCAGTGGAACGCGACGACCGACATCCCCTGGGACCTGGAGACCGATCCGGCGAAGGTCGGCACGATTGCCGGTCCGGGTGGCGACCCGCTCGCCGGTTTTGACTTCATCCAGGAGCTTTCAGACGAAAAGCGGATCGAGCTGAACAGTCGTCGCTCGGCCTGGACGCTGTCTCAGATGCTCCACGGAGAGCAGGGAGCAATGCTCTGCTGCGGGCAGCTCGTCGAGGTCGTGCCCGATATGGACGGCAAGTTCTACGCGTCCACCCAGGTGATCGACGAGGCGCGCCACGTCGAGGTGTTCCACCGCTACATCAAGCGACTGGACCACGTCTATCCGATCATGCCTTCGTTGAAGGCCTTGCTCAACGCCGTTTTGACCGCAGATATGTGGCAGATGAAGTGCGTCGGCATGCAGGTCATCGCGGAGAGCCTGGCCATGGGTTCGTTCAAGATGATGAAAGAAGGCACCGAGGACGAGGTGCTCTCGCGCCTCGTGGATCTGACGGCTCGAGATGAGGCTCGCCACGTCTCTTTCGGTCTGATCTACATGAGCGAAGAACTTCCGCGCATGGCGGAAGACGAGCGCAACAAGGTCGAGGACTTCGCCCTTGCGGGAGTCAAGCTCTTGGCCGATCCCGCAGCGCAGGCCGAGAACGGTGGCCCCATGTTCCAGATCTTCGCCGATGTCGGGGTCGATACCGATGCGGCGTTGAAAGAGCTGACGGAGAAGTTTTCCGATCCGGAATTCCGCGCTTCTCAGCCCAATCCCTTCCGCCAGTACGTCATTCCCCAGCTGGAGCGTCTCGGGCTCATCACGGAGCGGACGCGTCCCGGCTATGTGGAAATGGGACTCGTCAACTGA
- a CDS encoding cytochrome P450: MIEYNPFMDEVLDDPLPIYKQLRDEAPAYYVEEFDCWMLSRFDDIWEQTGLAKTYSASKRGTTPAHLLTNQLPVFPSVNMMDPPEHTRNRALISAAFKPRRVAKLESLVREIVGRHIDDIGPKGECDLVGDYIAKISVEVSCRLLGLPTEDGDFLNGLVNRFFERERGKRGMTDGGLAAADELNTYLEGILKERRKNPEDADVLINAYLGANFDGKPLPDDNIASQMATLVIGSTDSFPKIFAAGLLELHRNQAVRNELVQDPKLIPDAFQEMLRFGMPTQMLGRTLNHDVEIHGQTMKEGQAVFFLFVSANRDEREFADPDNFDIRRCPRRILTFGHGNHSCLGTHIAALEGTVALEALLERIPNYSIDENKIERLRSEFVSGVIGLPATYSAA, from the coding sequence ATGATCGAGTACAACCCTTTCATGGACGAAGTCCTCGACGACCCCCTTCCCATCTACAAGCAGCTTCGCGACGAGGCCCCGGCCTATTACGTAGAAGAATTCGATTGCTGGATGCTCTCGCGCTTCGACGATATCTGGGAACAGACGGGTCTGGCCAAGACCTACTCGGCTTCCAAGAGAGGCACGACGCCGGCTCATCTACTGACGAATCAGCTGCCCGTGTTCCCGAGCGTCAATATGATGGATCCTCCCGAGCACACGCGAAATCGGGCCCTGATCAGCGCCGCATTCAAACCGCGGCGCGTGGCCAAACTCGAATCTCTGGTGCGCGAGATCGTCGGCCGCCACATCGATGACATCGGCCCCAAGGGCGAGTGCGACCTGGTCGGCGACTACATCGCCAAGATCTCGGTAGAGGTATCGTGCAGACTCCTGGGACTGCCGACCGAGGACGGTGACTTCCTGAACGGTCTCGTCAACCGCTTCTTCGAACGCGAACGCGGAAAGCGGGGCATGACCGACGGCGGACTCGCGGCCGCGGATGAGCTCAATACCTACCTCGAAGGGATCTTGAAGGAACGGCGCAAGAACCCCGAAGACGCCGACGTATTGATCAACGCCTACCTCGGCGCAAACTTCGACGGCAAGCCGCTGCCGGATGACAACATCGCCTCGCAGATGGCGACGCTCGTCATCGGCAGCACGGACAGTTTCCCCAAGATCTTTGCTGCGGGGCTGCTGGAACTTCACCGCAACCAGGCCGTTCGCAATGAACTGGTACAGGATCCGAAGCTGATTCCGGACGCTTTCCAGGAGATGCTGCGCTTCGGCATGCCGACCCAGATGCTGGGCCGGACGCTCAACCACGACGTCGAGATTCACGGCCAGACCATGAAAGAAGGACAGGCTGTGTTCTTCCTGTTCGTCTCTGCCAATCGTGACGAACGGGAGTTCGCCGATCCCGATAACTTCGACATCCGCCGTTGCCCGCGACGCATCCTGACGTTTGGCCACGGCAATCACTCCTGTCTAGGCACGCACATCGCGGCGCTCGAAGGCACTGTCGCGCTCGAGGCCCTGCTCGAACGGATTCCGAATTACAGCATCGACGAGAACAAGATCGAGCGCCTGCGTTCAGAATTCGTGTCCGGAGTCATCGGACTGCCCGCCACCTACTCCGCAGCGTGA
- a CDS encoding nitric-oxide reductase, translating to MSNSSRNLAEILQDKNTWWVHFLIVSAICIAGLVYLGTQTYVGAPPLEDYKKVTGETVISREQIKHGQEVFHLRGLMGYGSFWGDGAERGPDFTADALHRMVVSMRAFYEEQGDGSQHDKDAISVRVIREIHANTYDEKAGHIVISDAQERAYEELVVHYTSMFNDPDYGEAFEPSGYISDPTDLRDLTAFFFWGGWVSGANRPGQVYSYTHNWPYDPDAGNYATSQTWIWSFISIFGLFLGILAVLYVYGQFKEQGDPFTGDGTSLTTSDLEDGRVRATQKSTYKFFVFSIILFGCQVIAGILASMDFVRPFGISLGDIIPFNVLRSYHTLFQIYWFFMAWVGYTIFFLPRLSKVPNGQLFLINLLFAICMVTGAGALVGIYAGQTGILTGQAAYWFGSQGWEFMEVGRAFQYTLLSSFALWIFIIYRGVKPWLTAKNIWSVPSWLLYGSGIMVAFLFFGLMISPEQNFAVSDYWRWMVVHMWVEVTFEVFTTVIVGYMLVQMGLISRMMAERVIFLAVMMFLVTATLGISHNFYWIAKPTGIIAVGGVFSTLQVLPLLLLTLDAWRGKSEAGRAQKHVQEGRQVFLMEGVWLFVLAVNFWNIFGAGVFGSLINLPIVNYYEHATYMTGNHAHAAMFGVKGNIALGGMLFCIQHLISKEAWNPKLVRSAFWSLQLGVALMMFLDLFPVGLYQIMIVVQEGLWFARSQEILTGDVWKLLTYFRAIGGTLFIVGGVFPLIWFICKSGTVLKAESDSDEGEWTIYEKDWAA from the coding sequence ATGAGTAATTCGAGCCGAAACCTTGCTGAGATCCTTCAGGACAAGAACACCTGGTGGGTGCACTTCCTGATCGTCTCAGCAATCTGCATCGCAGGTCTGGTCTATTTGGGAACGCAAACCTATGTGGGAGCCCCACCGCTGGAAGACTACAAGAAGGTCACCGGCGAGACGGTGATCTCCCGTGAGCAGATCAAGCACGGACAGGAAGTCTTCCATCTTCGAGGCTTGATGGGTTATGGCTCTTTCTGGGGTGACGGAGCCGAGCGCGGCCCCGACTTCACCGCAGATGCCCTGCACCGCATGGTGGTTTCCATGCGCGCCTTCTACGAAGAGCAAGGTGATGGAAGCCAGCACGACAAGGATGCGATCTCGGTACGGGTAATCCGAGAAATCCACGCGAACACTTATGACGAGAAGGCCGGGCACATCGTGATCAGCGATGCCCAGGAGCGAGCGTACGAAGAGCTCGTCGTTCACTACACGAGCATGTTCAACGACCCGGACTACGGAGAAGCGTTCGAACCGAGTGGATACATTTCGGATCCGACGGATCTTCGCGACCTGACGGCCTTCTTCTTCTGGGGAGGCTGGGTTTCCGGAGCGAACCGCCCCGGTCAGGTCTATAGCTACACGCATAACTGGCCGTACGATCCCGATGCCGGAAACTACGCGACCAGCCAGACCTGGATCTGGAGCTTCATTTCGATCTTCGGACTTTTCCTGGGCATCCTCGCGGTTCTCTACGTGTATGGACAGTTCAAGGAGCAAGGTGATCCCTTCACCGGAGACGGAACTTCGCTCACCACGAGCGACCTTGAAGATGGGCGTGTCCGCGCCACTCAAAAGTCCACCTACAAGTTCTTCGTCTTTTCGATCATTCTGTTCGGGTGTCAGGTCATCGCGGGTATTCTCGCGTCGATGGACTTCGTTCGTCCGTTCGGGATCTCGCTGGGCGATATCATCCCCTTCAACGTTCTGCGTAGCTATCACACGCTGTTCCAGATCTACTGGTTCTTCATGGCGTGGGTCGGCTACACGATCTTCTTCCTGCCCCGGCTCTCCAAGGTTCCGAACGGGCAGCTTTTCCTGATCAACCTGCTATTCGCGATCTGCATGGTCACGGGTGCGGGTGCACTGGTCGGAATCTACGCCGGACAGACGGGCATCCTCACGGGCCAGGCGGCGTACTGGTTCGGTAGCCAGGGCTGGGAGTTCATGGAGGTCGGCCGAGCCTTCCAGTACACGCTGCTGAGTTCGTTCGCCCTCTGGATCTTCATCATCTACCGCGGTGTGAAGCCGTGGCTGACTGCGAAGAACATCTGGTCTGTGCCCTCCTGGCTGCTCTACGGCAGCGGAATCATGGTCGCGTTCCTGTTCTTCGGGCTGATGATTTCACCGGAGCAGAACTTCGCCGTTTCTGATTACTGGCGTTGGATGGTCGTTCACATGTGGGTCGAGGTCACCTTCGAGGTGTTCACGACCGTCATCGTCGGCTACATGCTCGTTCAGATGGGCCTCATCTCCCGGATGATGGCCGAGCGCGTCATCTTCCTGGCCGTGATGATGTTCCTGGTCACAGCGACCCTCGGCATTTCTCATAACTTCTACTGGATCGCCAAGCCGACCGGAATCATCGCGGTTGGAGGCGTCTTCTCCACTCTCCAGGTTCTGCCCCTGCTCTTGCTGACCCTGGATGCGTGGCGAGGCAAGTCGGAAGCGGGCCGTGCTCAGAAGCACGTTCAGGAGGGAAGACAGGTATTCCTGATGGAAGGCGTGTGGCTGTTCGTCCTCGCCGTCAACTTCTGGAACATCTTCGGAGCCGGTGTATTCGGTTCGCTGATCAACCTTCCGATCGTGAACTACTACGAGCATGCGACCTACATGACGGGTAATCACGCACATGCCGCCATGTTTGGCGTAAAGGGAAACATCGCACTGGGCGGGATGCTGTTCTGCATTCAGCATCTGATCAGCAAGGAAGCCTGGAACCCGAAGCTGGTCCGGTCGGCCTTCTGGTCGCTACAGCTCGGCGTAGCGCTGATGATGTTCCTCGACCTGTTCCCGGTTGGTCTGTACCAGATCATGATCGTCGTTCAGGAAGGACTCTGGTTCGCGCGATCGCAGGAGATCCTGACGGGTGACGTGTGGAAGCTCCTGACTTACTTCCGCGCAATCGGCGGGACGCTGTTCATCGTGGGCGGCGTATTCCCCCTGATCTGGTTCATCTGCAAGAGTGGAACGGTGCTCAAGGCCGAATCCGACTCCGATGAAGGTGAATGGACCATCTACGAAAAGGACTGGGCCGCATAG
- a CDS encoding TetR/AcrR family transcriptional regulator: MSELVTPGRRERRKIELRARIYEEARNLFRVHGFEGTTVGQIAAAADIAPATFFNHFQNKHALLGQMTAEVLDILESMLIQGFAAADSTRERLTGFVANAADQIAETRDLARVVLLELVRGESEPGGQLPYVARIHGPFVAMLQEGQEKGEVRRDQEAVFLAEMVVGLLNAPITNWLSHPDYPIEKRLRQAAQFAWEAIQLKADPDLGKV; this comes from the coding sequence TTGTCGGAACTGGTCACACCTGGACGTCGCGAGAGGCGGAAGATCGAGCTTCGCGCGCGCATCTACGAGGAGGCCAGGAATCTGTTCCGGGTCCACGGCTTCGAAGGCACCACCGTGGGCCAGATTGCCGCGGCTGCGGACATCGCACCCGCGACCTTCTTCAATCATTTCCAGAACAAACACGCCCTGTTAGGACAGATGACCGCCGAGGTTCTGGACATCCTCGAGAGCATGCTGATCCAGGGGTTCGCGGCCGCCGATTCGACGCGCGAGCGTTTGACCGGATTTGTAGCCAACGCGGCCGATCAGATCGCCGAAACGAGGGATCTGGCCCGCGTCGTACTTCTGGAACTGGTGCGCGGCGAATCCGAACCGGGGGGCCAGCTTCCGTACGTGGCGCGCATCCACGGACCCTTTGTCGCCATGCTGCAAGAAGGCCAGGAAAAGGGAGAGGTTCGCCGGGATCAGGAGGCAGTCTTCCTGGCGGAGATGGTGGTCGGTCTGCTCAACGCACCGATCACCAACTGGCTTTCCCACCCGGACTACCCGATCGAGAAGCGCCTGCGACAGGCGGCCCAGTTCGCCTGGGAAGCCATCCAGTTGAAGGCAGATCCGGACCTCGGAAAAGTCTGA
- a CDS encoding helix-turn-helix transcriptional regulator — protein MKSPAVVIASKDGTVLAQNSPARGMMGARTGSLCWDVVPGLDDAEGLPCRRGCVGELLNRGLEQTQHALINVQGRSHGLTCIPLGDTVVCTLSCAAGEAPESWELLTPRERNVLQMLADGETTASAAEKLGISRSTVATHVEHMREKLGAKTRAALVSLGHRFGFLS, from the coding sequence ATGAAGTCCCCCGCAGTCGTGATCGCCAGCAAGGATGGAACCGTCCTTGCGCAAAATTCCCCTGCGCGCGGCATGATGGGCGCTCGTACTGGGAGCCTGTGCTGGGACGTCGTGCCGGGACTGGATGATGCCGAAGGCCTGCCTTGCCGGAGAGGCTGCGTGGGCGAGTTGCTGAATCGCGGACTCGAACAGACGCAGCACGCCCTGATCAACGTTCAAGGGCGCAGTCACGGGCTCACGTGCATCCCGCTCGGTGACACCGTGGTGTGCACGCTCAGTTGCGCGGCGGGCGAGGCGCCCGAGTCATGGGAACTGCTCACGCCGCGCGAGCGAAACGTGCTCCAGATGCTCGCCGACGGTGAAACGACCGCTTCCGCCGCTGAGAAGCTCGGTATCAGCCGGTCGACAGTGGCCACCCACGTGGAGCATATGCGCGAGAAGCTCGGCGCAAAGACGCGCGCCGCGCTGGTTTCACTGGGACACCGCTTCGGTTTCCTGAGCTGA